One genomic window of Desulfovibrio gilichinskyi includes the following:
- a CDS encoding Fur family transcriptional regulator produces MKIGQRRSKQRELILEELKSVTCHPTADELYELVRKRISNISLGTVYRNLELMASNGVILKIESGGKNRFDGNAMPHPHMRCTECGKVEDITFAVEVPTLSQLEAKGFKITGCTIEYYGLCPDCKHSC; encoded by the coding sequence ATGAAAATAGGACAAAGAAGATCAAAACAAAGAGAACTCATACTTGAAGAGTTGAAGAGTGTTACATGTCACCCTACAGCCGATGAGCTTTATGAGTTAGTCAGAAAAAGGATCAGCAACATCAGTCTGGGTACTGTTTACAGAAACTTGGAATTGATGGCTTCTAACGGAGTGATCCTTAAAATTGAATCAGGCGGCAAAAACAGATTTGACGGAAACGCTATGCCCCATCCTCATATGAGGTGTACGGAATGCGGAAAAGTTGAAGATATTACGTTTGCTGTGGAAGTCCCGACTTTGAGCCAATTGGAGGCCAAAGGATTTAAGATTACCGGATGTACCATTGAGTACTATGGTTTATGCCCAGATTGTAAACACAGCTGTTAA
- a CDS encoding desulfoferrodoxin, giving the protein MAKLFEIYKCEACGNITMVMHAGEGNLVCCGKDMILMTENTVDAAKEKHVPVIEKIEGGYKVSVGSVAHPMEEKHYIEWIELVSGNNRYLKKLHPGDAPVAEFCGCKFGDEPVTAREYCNLHGLWKA; this is encoded by the coding sequence ATGGCCAAACTTTTTGAAATCTACAAATGTGAAGCTTGCGGTAATATCACAATGGTCATGCACGCCGGTGAAGGCAACCTAGTTTGCTGCGGAAAAGACATGATACTCATGACTGAAAACACTGTTGACGCTGCAAAAGAAAAACATGTTCCTGTCATTGAAAAGATCGAAGGCGGATACAAAGTTTCTGTTGGATCTGTTGCCCACCCTATGGAAGAAAAGCATTATATCGAATGGATTGAGCTTGTTTCCGGTAATAATCGTTACCTGAAAAAGCTTCATCCCGGCGATGCCCCTGTAGCAGAATTCTGCGGCTGTAAATTCGGAGACGAACCGGTGACGGCCCGTGAATACTGTAACCTGCACGGCCTCTGGAAAGCATAG
- a CDS encoding DVU0298 family protein, with translation MAVGRQIKRAVIEALADEDWEQKFSVLMKEYPMQSLIAPLFSSLCAPSEIVRWHGISSFGQVVDRLFAEDDARARIVMRRIMWMLNEESGGCGWGVPEAMGEITASNRVMADEYGRILLSYIHEAEGKPENYLEFTLLLRGAMWGVARLAQSRPDIVAPATDDLIKFLVSNDPVLVGIACWALGGLKAKRAVQQLNKLTGNGNIINLYMDRQLRSGTVGQLAQAALEKISGE, from the coding sequence ATGGCAGTTGGACGGCAGATAAAAAGAGCGGTCATTGAGGCCCTTGCAGACGAAGATTGGGAGCAGAAATTTTCTGTACTCATGAAAGAGTATCCAATGCAAAGTCTCATTGCCCCCCTTTTTTCATCTCTATGTGCTCCTTCTGAGATTGTACGCTGGCATGGCATTTCATCCTTTGGACAGGTCGTTGACAGACTGTTTGCAGAAGATGATGCACGCGCCAGAATTGTCATGCGCAGAATAATGTGGATGCTCAATGAAGAATCTGGAGGGTGCGGCTGGGGTGTACCTGAAGCAATGGGTGAAATAACTGCTTCGAACAGAGTAATGGCTGACGAATATGGCAGAATTCTTCTCAGCTATATTCATGAAGCGGAAGGAAAACCTGAAAATTACCTCGAGTTTACTCTGCTGCTCCGCGGAGCAATGTGGGGCGTTGCCAGACTTGCGCAAAGCAGGCCTGACATTGTCGCTCCTGCCACCGATGATTTAATCAAATTTCTTGTTAGTAATGACCCTGTGCTTGTTGGAATTGCCTGCTGGGCCCTTGGGGGGCTTAAAGCTAAGCGAGCTGTGCAACAGCTCAATAAGCTCACGGGCAATGGAAATATTATCAATCTTTATATGGATCGACAGCTCCGCTCAGGCACTGTCGGCCAATTGGCGCAAGCGGCCCTAGAAAAAATTTCCGGGGAATAA
- the rd gene encoding rubredoxin, producing the protein MKYVCTICGWVYDPSVGDPDGGVAAGTKFEDIPDDWECPVCGASKDDFEPES; encoded by the coding sequence ATGAAATACGTATGTACTATATGTGGCTGGGTTTATGATCCTTCTGTAGGAGATCCTGATGGCGGAGTCGCTGCCGGAACTAAATTTGAAGACATTCCAGATGATTGGGAATGTCCTGTCTGCGGAGCATCCAAGGATGACTTCGAGCCTGAGTCCTAA
- a CDS encoding FprA family A-type flavoprotein, translated as MRPVQIKEGIHWVGVVDWNCRNFHGYALSSKGTTYNAFYVEDEKRALVDTVPAAFESQFLCSVSQLTELEKIDYIVVNHLEPDHSGCLARMVELCKPEKIFISPMGAKSLGTFFDCKDWPIVIANSGDEISLGKKTLRFYETKMLHWPDNMFTCIPEAKMLISSDAFGQNWATSERFADEVSKEKVTDLMAQYYANIVNPYSPKVLKTIEFLESLNLDIDTLCPDHGLMFRGEDVAYACQKYVEYAEQRTTNKAVIIYDTMWKSTEHMAGAIASGLADEGVSVRIMNVKANHHSDIMSEVFDAGAVIIGSPTHNNGILPGMADALTYVKGLRPQNKIGACFGSFGWSGECVKILREWLETMGMEIIEPNIKVKNRPDHKSYEECYELGREIAKAVKAKNA; from the coding sequence GTGAGACCTGTTCAAATAAAAGAAGGTATTCATTGGGTTGGAGTTGTTGACTGGAATTGTCGCAACTTCCACGGTTATGCTCTTTCCTCTAAGGGTACAACATACAATGCCTTTTACGTTGAAGATGAAAAAAGAGCCTTAGTTGATACTGTTCCGGCAGCATTTGAAAGCCAGTTCCTTTGCTCAGTTTCACAGCTGACTGAACTTGAAAAAATTGACTATATTGTCGTTAACCATTTAGAACCTGACCATTCAGGCTGTCTTGCCCGCATGGTTGAACTTTGCAAACCTGAAAAGATTTTCATTTCACCTATGGGTGCAAAATCGCTCGGCACTTTCTTTGACTGCAAAGACTGGCCGATAGTTATCGCAAATTCCGGAGATGAAATTTCCTTAGGTAAAAAAACTCTCCGCTTTTACGAAACCAAAATGCTCCATTGGCCTGACAACATGTTCACCTGCATTCCTGAAGCCAAAATGCTCATTTCAAGTGATGCATTCGGACAGAACTGGGCAACCAGTGAAAGATTCGCAGATGAAGTAAGCAAAGAAAAAGTAACTGATCTAATGGCTCAGTACTATGCCAACATCGTCAATCCTTATTCCCCTAAGGTTTTGAAAACTATCGAATTCTTAGAAAGTCTTAACCTTGATATCGACACTCTCTGCCCAGACCACGGTTTGATGTTCAGAGGTGAAGATGTAGCGTATGCTTGCCAGAAATACGTAGAATACGCAGAGCAAAGAACCACAAACAAAGCTGTCATCATTTATGACACCATGTGGAAATCCACCGAGCATATGGCTGGAGCTATTGCTTCCGGCCTCGCAGACGAAGGTGTCAGTGTTAGAATCATGAATGTGAAAGCTAACCACCACAGTGATATTATGTCTGAAGTCTTTGACGCAGGCGCAGTCATTATCGGCTCACCTACTCATAACAACGGAATTCTTCCCGGTATGGCTGATGCTCTGACTTATGTTAAGGGCCTTAGACCTCAGAATAAAATCGGAGCATGTTTCGGTTCATTCGGCTGGAGCGGAGAATGCGTTAAGATTCTCAGAGAATGGCTGGAAACTATGGGCATGGAAATTATTGAACCTAATATCAAAGTTAAAAACCGTCCTGATCATAAATCCTATGAGGAATGTTATGAACTGGGACGCGAAATCGCTAAAGCTGTAAAAGCTAAAAACGCCTAA
- the acs gene encoding acetate--CoA ligase produces the protein MDSPEPLDSLLHEERVFRPLPQMIIEAGINPQDLIAARARADSDLCSYWEEAAEELDWFTKWDQVLDDSNAPNYKWFTGARCNIVYNALDRHIETVNKNRLALIWEGEPGDSRQFTYYELYRAVNKFANGLRSLGVTKGDRVVLYMPQLPETVISMLACARIGAVHSLVFSGFSAKNLRERIREIQPRVVVTVDGFYRNGQVIRLKEAVDSALLDNPSEKLESVVVVHRANVEVAMDSARDYWYEDIVRHERAHAAAEIMDSSDPLFILHTSGTAGKPKGIIHSHGGYMVGVHRTFKWVFDLKPTDIFWCSADPGWITGHSYLVYGPLLAGTTTVMYEGHALYPQADRLWNIISKYGVSIFYTSPTQIRTLMRFGHRYPDQHDLSTLRILGAVGEPFNPEAWIWLYENIGKSQCPVLDTWWQTETGMIMISPMPVSVLKPGSVTRALPGVDADVVNLKGEPVPAGKGGFLVIKKPWPAMFSAVLNDDRALVDHYWGIIPGMFYAGDVARKDEDGYFWIQGRADDVLNIAGHRIGSAEVESALTGHHDIAEAVVIGVPDKIKGEVAKAFVTLIYDAVESDELHKELIDHIHRELGTIVAVKSIEFCDELPKTSSGKVKRMALKEREGL, from the coding sequence ATGGATAGTCCTGAACCGCTGGATAGTCTCCTGCACGAAGAACGGGTGTTCAGACCCTTGCCGCAGATGATAATCGAGGCCGGAATTAATCCACAGGATTTAATTGCGGCACGCGCTCGTGCTGATTCTGATCTCTGCTCCTATTGGGAAGAAGCCGCCGAAGAACTTGACTGGTTTACGAAGTGGGATCAGGTGCTCGATGATTCAAATGCTCCTAATTACAAGTGGTTCACAGGAGCCAGATGTAATATTGTATACAATGCGCTCGACCGCCATATCGAGACAGTTAATAAAAATCGCTTGGCCCTGATTTGGGAAGGCGAACCGGGTGATTCCCGACAGTTCACATATTATGAGCTTTACCGCGCGGTAAACAAGTTCGCCAACGGTTTGCGTTCCCTTGGAGTTACAAAAGGGGATCGTGTTGTTCTCTATATGCCGCAACTTCCCGAAACGGTTATTTCAATGCTTGCCTGCGCCAGAATAGGGGCGGTCCATTCGCTTGTTTTTTCCGGTTTTTCAGCAAAAAATCTTCGGGAGCGGATTAGAGAAATTCAGCCGCGGGTTGTGGTCACTGTGGACGGGTTCTATCGTAACGGACAGGTAATCAGGCTGAAGGAAGCTGTTGACAGTGCTCTTCTTGATAATCCTTCTGAAAAGCTTGAGTCTGTTGTGGTCGTACACAGGGCTAATGTTGAAGTCGCGATGGATTCCGCCAGAGACTATTGGTATGAAGATATTGTCCGCCATGAGCGTGCTCATGCCGCCGCTGAAATAATGGATTCAAGTGATCCTCTCTTTATCCTTCATACCTCGGGAACAGCCGGTAAACCGAAGGGAATAATTCATTCTCACGGCGGTTATATGGTCGGCGTGCACAGAACTTTCAAATGGGTTTTTGATCTCAAACCTACGGATATCTTCTGGTGTTCGGCTGATCCGGGCTGGATAACAGGTCACAGTTACCTTGTTTACGGTCCGCTGTTAGCCGGAACGACTACTGTAATGTATGAAGGACATGCTCTTTATCCGCAGGCCGACAGGCTTTGGAATATTATTTCAAAATACGGTGTTTCAATTTTCTACACATCACCTACGCAGATTCGTACCTTGATGAGGTTCGGACATCGCTATCCAGATCAGCATGACCTTTCCACTTTGCGTATTCTCGGAGCGGTCGGCGAACCCTTCAATCCTGAAGCATGGATCTGGCTGTACGAGAATATCGGGAAAAGTCAGTGTCCTGTTCTCGACACATGGTGGCAGACAGAGACTGGCATGATTATGATCAGCCCCATGCCCGTATCAGTGCTTAAGCCCGGGTCTGTCACAAGGGCTCTTCCTGGCGTGGATGCGGATGTGGTTAATCTTAAAGGTGAACCAGTCCCGGCCGGAAAAGGCGGATTCCTTGTCATTAAAAAGCCGTGGCCTGCAATGTTCAGTGCCGTCTTAAATGATGATCGCGCACTTGTTGATCATTACTGGGGCATTATACCGGGGATGTTTTATGCCGGAGATGTGGCCCGCAAAGATGAAGACGGCTATTTCTGGATTCAGGGGCGCGCGGATGATGTTTTAAACATTGCCGGACATCGTATCGGCTCTGCTGAAGTAGAAAGTGCTCTGACGGGGCACCACGATATTGCAGAAGCTGTTGTAATAGGCGTGCCGGATAAGATTAAGGGAGAAGTCGCAAAGGCTTTTGTAACTCTCATTTATGACGCGGTCGAGTCTGATGAGTTGCACAAAGAGTTGATAGATCACATTCACCGCGAACTCGGAACAATCGTCGCTGTCAAAAGCATTGAATTCTGTGACGAGCTGCCGAAGACCTCCAGTGGAAAAGTTAAGCGGATGGCCTTAAAGGAAAGGGAAGGGTTGTAA
- a CDS encoding cytochrome ubiquinol oxidase subunit I: protein MDVLMLSRLQFAMATMFHFIFVPLTLGLSVMIAIMETYYVRTGKEVYLRMTKFWGKLFVINFVLGVVTGITLEFQFGTNWSKYAEYVGDIFGSLLAIEATVAFFMESTFLAAWIFGWKKLSPKMHCACIWIVAIASNLSAVWIILANGWMQNPVGYVIRNGRAELENFTAVISNHFAWSQFLHNGFGALVVAGFFIMGISAYHLLRKNEVEFFTTSFKMGIVCAFIFSIAVAVQGHAHAQEVARVQPAKLAAMEALWETTDGAPMFLFSAPDEANEENSIELFEIPGGLSFLAFNSFDAPVKGLKAWAKEDRPPVLVTFLAFRLMVGLGTLFPLLCIWAWLKRKELLENKLLLRVLIYSIPLPYIAIWAGWAIAEVGRQPWIVYGVMKTSDAVSPIVTSQVAFSFIGLTLLYTLLGTCEIFLLTKFARKGPEPVKA from the coding sequence ATGGATGTTCTTATGCTGTCAAGGCTTCAATTCGCCATGGCAACTATGTTCCACTTCATTTTTGTGCCACTCACTCTAGGTCTTTCAGTAATGATTGCCATCATGGAAACCTACTATGTACGCACAGGAAAAGAAGTTTATCTGAGGATGACTAAATTCTGGGGGAAATTGTTTGTTATTAACTTTGTTCTCGGAGTTGTAACCGGAATAACTCTTGAATTCCAATTCGGTACCAACTGGTCCAAATACGCTGAGTATGTAGGTGATATTTTCGGATCACTGCTTGCAATTGAAGCAACGGTTGCCTTTTTTATGGAATCAACATTCCTTGCGGCATGGATTTTCGGCTGGAAAAAACTTTCACCTAAAATGCATTGTGCCTGCATATGGATTGTTGCAATTGCATCAAACCTTTCAGCTGTCTGGATTATCCTTGCCAACGGATGGATGCAGAACCCTGTCGGGTATGTAATCCGCAACGGACGTGCAGAACTGGAAAATTTTACAGCCGTTATTTCAAATCATTTCGCATGGTCACAATTTTTACACAACGGATTCGGCGCGCTGGTAGTTGCAGGATTCTTCATTATGGGAATCAGCGCCTATCATCTGCTTCGCAAGAATGAAGTCGAATTCTTCACCACATCTTTTAAAATGGGCATCGTTTGTGCGTTCATCTTCTCCATTGCTGTTGCAGTGCAGGGACACGCACACGCACAGGAAGTAGCTCGTGTACAGCCTGCAAAGCTGGCTGCAATGGAGGCTCTATGGGAAACAACAGACGGAGCTCCCATGTTCCTTTTTTCTGCGCCTGATGAAGCCAATGAAGAAAATTCAATTGAACTTTTCGAAATCCCCGGCGGACTCAGCTTCTTAGCTTTCAACTCTTTTGATGCTCCTGTTAAGGGCCTTAAAGCATGGGCTAAAGAAGACCGCCCTCCAGTACTGGTTACTTTCCTTGCTTTCCGCCTTATGGTCGGACTGGGAACACTCTTCCCGCTTCTCTGTATCTGGGCATGGTTAAAAAGAAAAGAGTTGCTTGAAAACAAGTTACTGCTTCGCGTTTTGATCTACTCTATCCCCCTTCCTTATATTGCCATATGGGCAGGATGGGCCATAGCTGAAGTCGGAAGACAGCCGTGGATTGTATACGGCGTAATGAAGACCAGTGATGCGGTTTCTCCCATCGTGACAAGTCAGGTCGCATTTTCATTCATCGGGCTAACCCTGCTTTACACACTGCTCGGAACCTGTGAAATATTCCTGCTGACCAAATTTGCACGCAAAGGCCCTGAACCTGTGAAGGCTTAA
- a CDS encoding LytR/AlgR family response regulator transcription factor encodes MPSLKTLILHPDSKVRSAIRESLRGVKVVRLLGETVRADEALELHKEVGYGIIFLAIDFNEGISGIELAQTLGSSKNKPGLIFIAEDETNAYLAFELGAVDYLIWPPDKDRMAKTVERISRFKSHFREIPEPSDWKESGTGVETGEETLQLPLEEEEQDRFLAALKHAWDYSQTRQPEIEKLPVNQDGRMILIPYTQIIFVEAYEDYSYVHTATQKFLTSHRLKTLEERLEPHRFFRVHRKYLVNLEMVTEVASLPGSNFMLRTAGRTRIELPISRRRIGKLKQILGM; translated from the coding sequence TTGCCCAGCCTCAAAACGTTAATTCTTCATCCGGACTCAAAGGTCAGATCAGCCATCCGGGAAAGTCTGCGCGGAGTGAAAGTCGTGCGCCTTCTTGGTGAAACTGTGCGCGCGGATGAAGCACTTGAGTTGCACAAAGAGGTTGGGTACGGGATCATTTTTCTGGCTATCGATTTTAATGAAGGAATAAGCGGCATTGAACTTGCGCAAACTCTTGGATCCAGCAAAAATAAACCGGGATTAATTTTTATAGCTGAAGATGAGACAAACGCTTATTTGGCATTTGAACTTGGCGCAGTTGATTATCTTATCTGGCCTCCGGATAAAGACAGGATGGCGAAGACAGTTGAACGTATTTCCAGATTTAAGAGCCATTTTCGCGAGATTCCTGAACCGTCTGACTGGAAGGAGTCCGGCACAGGCGTAGAAACAGGAGAAGAGACTTTACAACTCCCTCTTGAAGAAGAAGAGCAGGACAGATTTCTGGCTGCTCTGAAACATGCATGGGACTATTCGCAAACCCGCCAGCCTGAAATTGAAAAACTTCCCGTCAATCAGGACGGGCGGATGATTCTTATTCCGTATACTCAGATAATTTTTGTAGAAGCCTATGAAGATTATTCTTATGTGCACACCGCAACACAGAAATTTCTCACTTCGCACAGGCTCAAGACGCTTGAAGAGCGTCTTGAGCCTCACCGTTTTTTCAGAGTTCATCGTAAATATCTGGTAAATCTTGAAATGGTCACGGAAGTAGCATCTCTCCCCGGCAGTAATTTTATGCTTCGCACGGCAGGACGTACCAGAATTGAGCTTCCCATCAGCAGAAGGCGGATAGGTAAACTGAAACAGATACTGGGGATGTAA
- a CDS encoding rubredoxin, whose translation MSSPEEMYQCQVSNCGYIYNPDKGDKKGKIAKGIQFKDLPEDWKCPICGATKKSFKSLA comes from the coding sequence ATGAGTAGTCCAGAAGAAATGTACCAATGCCAGGTAAGTAACTGCGGTTATATCTACAACCCTGACAAAGGTGATAAAAAAGGTAAAATTGCAAAGGGGATTCAATTTAAGGATCTACCTGAAGATTGGAAATGCCCTATTTGCGGAGCTACCAAGAAGTCTTTTAAATCACTTGCTTAA
- the rbr gene encoding rubrerythrin → MAGLKGSRTEKNILTAFAGESQARNRYTYFASQAKKDGFVQIANIFEETANQEKEHAKRLFKLLEGGAVEVSASFPAGVVGTTADNLLAAAAGENEEWQHMYPSFAKIAEEEGFTTIAAIFRAIAVAEEFHEKRYLTLAKNIKDGKVFVKDSSVVWQCQNCSYIHTGNEAPRQCPACAHPQAHFQLVSENY, encoded by the coding sequence ATGGCTGGATTGAAAGGTTCCCGTACTGAAAAAAATATCCTAACTGCCTTTGCAGGTGAATCACAGGCTCGTAATCGTTACACATATTTTGCTTCACAGGCAAAAAAAGACGGTTTCGTTCAAATTGCAAATATTTTTGAAGAAACAGCTAATCAGGAAAAAGAACACGCTAAACGACTGTTCAAACTCCTTGAAGGCGGAGCTGTAGAAGTATCCGCTTCATTTCCTGCAGGAGTTGTCGGAACGACAGCAGACAATCTTTTAGCTGCTGCCGCTGGCGAAAACGAAGAATGGCAGCACATGTATCCATCTTTTGCGAAAATAGCGGAAGAGGAAGGATTTACAACAATTGCCGCCATTTTCAGAGCGATTGCTGTTGCAGAAGAGTTTCATGAAAAACGTTATCTTACTCTTGCTAAAAATATTAAAGACGGTAAAGTCTTTGTTAAAGACTCTAGCGTGGTATGGCAATGTCAGAACTGCAGCTACATCCACACAGGGAATGAAGCTCCCCGTCAGTGTCCTGCATGCGCACATCCACAGGCTCACTTCCAGCTAGTCAGTGAGAACTATTAA